ACCACCAGCAGCTGCGGCTAAGGCACCCGTATGGATGTCTTCTTTATGAGTTTGACCGGGTTCACGGAAATGCACGTGTACATCGATCAAACCAGGAGCAACCACCAGACCAGTAGCATCAAGGATTTCTTGTCCATCCGTTGGGAGGTTTTCAGCGATCTCTACAATTTTCTTTCCTTCAATGCGAAGATCACAGACTTGATCCAAGCCAGTTTTGGGATCCATTACGCGACCATTTTTAATGACAACCATTGCATTCTCCTTTATTCATAAAAATCAACATGCGACTCTAACAAGCGGTCGCCGTCATAGCGAAACATTGCTGAAAAGAAGGGTTTATCCTCCAACAACCACTCGACAAAGGTGTGGTCCCCTTCCCAGGTTGGTTTTGAGAGGACTTGATCATAAGGTACCCACTCCAAGGTCCCTTCGTTACACTCGATCAGTTCTCCCTCAAAATCTGTTACCTTGAAGACATAGGTGTACCAGTCCAAATCTGGAGTAAACTCGGGAAAGGTAATGATCCCTTTTAAGACTGGCTTGCCTCTAAGGCCCGTCTCCTCAAAAATCTCACGCGCAGCACACTCCTGTGGGGTTTCCCCGCGTTCTAATTTTCCTCCAACTCCGATCCATTTACCTTCATGGACATCATTGGGCTTTTTATTGCGATGCAGCATGAGAAATTCTTTCCCATTGTCAATGTAACAAATCGTTGCTAATTGTGGCATTTCTTTCTCCTATCTTAACCAATCAATCGGCTCGCGTCCCGTCTCTTTCAAAAATTGATTGGTTTTTGAAAAGGGTTGGGAACCAAAGAATCCTCGGTAGGCCGATAAGGGACTTGGGTGAGCTGATTCAAGGACCAAATGTCGATCGTGGGTAATCAGAGGCTTTTTCTTACGGGCATAAGATCCCCAGAGGATAAAGACAACAGGCTCCTCCAACTCATTGACCACCTTGATCACAGCATCTGTGAATGGCTCCCAAATTTGTCCCGCATGACCATTGGCCTGACCAGCAGGAACCGTCAAGCAGGCATTGAGCAAGAGCACTCCTTGCTCTGCCCAAGAGGTCAGATCATGCGACCGCTTCTCTCCGATATCTGAGCGCAATTCTTTGAGAATATTTTGCAAAGAAGGGGGGGCTGGGACATGATCCGGCACAGAAAAACTTAAGCCTTGCGCTTGATCCGGTCCGTGGTAGGGATCTTGGCCTAAAATCAAGACCTTGACCTGATCCATCTCTGTCGTCTGCAAGGCCTTAAAGACCTTGTCACGAGGTGGATAGACCACTCCTTTGCTATAGACCTCATTCATAAAGTCATTAATCTGATGAAAATACCCTTCCGGAAGATGGGATTTGATGGCTTCATGCCAGGGGGAATGTTGCATGGAAACTCTCCGCTATCCAATAAATTCTTACCTTTCATTATACCACATTTGACACAGATCCACTGGATAAAAAAGAGGCTGGACCATTTTATCCAACCTCTGGTTCTGCCTGTTAAACAAGCGAGAGTTTTTATGTATTTTCTTTCTTAATGAATCCTGCTAGACCGATCGAAGCCACTAGCAAAATTTGCGGCAAGAATTGGATGAGGTAGCGGGTCTTCCCACCTTCAAAGATGGTTAAGAAGAGCAAACCACCAAAGACCGCTAAGGAAAGGAAATTGAAGGCATCTGTATCTCGACGTTTGAGATAAGCCCCAACCAAGCCAGCTGACAAGACGATCCAGATCAACTGTTTCACAAATTCATAATACTTGTACTGTGGGCGATCCGTGCTGAGGAAATAGGTTCGCACCCATTTGGCCAGACCATTGTTTTTAGTCAGCGGCGCATAGAGAGGATTAATATAAGGTGTCTTCTCATACTCTACATCTCGGTAAAGCCAACCTAGGGTCCCTTCTGCTACCGTCAAAGATTGCTTGTAATAGAGGTGCCCAATCAAACCGAAAGGTCCGTACTCCTTGAGGCGGCGTTTGATTTCTTTAATTATATTTTCTTTCTTAAAGAGACCATTGTTGTAGTCTGAGCGCTTGTCCTCATCGATATAAGCTAGCAAGCCCTCTTTCATATCTTCTTGGTTATGCCCCATATCCGTCAAGCCTAGATTGATAAACAAGAGTGGTCCTTTAGCCAAACCTTCTTGTTTCAAAATTGGTACAACTGTTTGATGATTGACCGCTGTATTCAATCCTGCAAAGACAAAGCCCGTCATCATCACTGTCACCGTAGCAATCTTGCCAAAGGACTTCCAGTTTCCTCTAAAGAAGAGGACAGCCCAAAAGGCAATCATGATAATAATCGTCGTTGGACGGATCAACATGGTCACGCCAGATAAAATCCCTAAAGCAAACATCTTCTTCCAGGAGGTCCCTTCTTGGTCTTCCTTCAAGAGATCCAAGGCCCACCACAATTGAAGAGCGATCAAAGGAAGCGGAGGAATGTCCGTATACATGGAATAGAAATAAGGCGAGTAACAGATCAAACTGACATAAAAGAGATAGACTAGATCAGCCGTTTTTTGATTGAAATGCTTCTGGGACAGCTTGTACAAGAGGACTGCTCCCAGATTGACATAGAGGATATTGAGAGCCTGCATGACCCACAGACCGCTAGTGCCAAATAAGGCATAGAAAAACTTCTCGTAAAGGAAGAGCGGAATATTATTGGGATTGCGACTGAGGTAGTTGGTGATGGAAGATTGCTTAAGAAGATCAAAAGCTCCCTTAAAAACAACCGCAGCATCCCGACGGATCAAAAGCTCTGCACAAATCATAAAGATTAACTGACAGATGATCGCGCCAAGTAAGAAGCCTGTTTTATGACGGGTCAACCAAGCAATGGCTCTTTTTACCCCGTTGCGTTTCAACCAGGCTAGCAGAAATAGCAATCCAACACCTAAAATGGCTAACCATGAAATCTCTCTCAGATAGGTCACACTGATCAAGAACCAGTGGACCATCACTAGCAACATGACAACATGAAGCATCCCAAATAGAATACGTTTACTTTTCGATAACATAGGTCCATTATATCAAAAAAACAGCATTTCTGCTGTTTTGGGCTGATACGAAATCATTTAGGTTGAGGAATTATCTTTGTTATTTACGATCTTCCTTGAAATCAAACTCTATTTCCCGAGGCTCTGTGAATTCGAGTCCTCTAAAAAATAAGATCACAATTAAACATAAAATCAAGGCCAAAAACAATCGCATTTGTACAAAATACGCAAAAAACAGGAGTAGAGCACTTAAACAAACAAGAGCAAACAACTGTCGTTTTCTCATTTTTCGCATTCACCACACCTCGGTTCCATTTGACGTTTTTTGAAGATAATCTACTGGTTTTATCTGACCAACTAATACGAGTTCTGCTCCATTTTTTTCAACAAAGCGTTTCAACTGTACATATCTGGCAATAGTGACCAACCATAAAGTGACGATGACAGCAAGAAGAAATATCAGAACGTTCACCACTCCTTCTCTAACATCCAAATCAAGATTCGGTTTTCCAAAGAAAAGGTCCATGGGAAGGATCTTTCTAAATGTTCTTGCTAATAACAAACCTAGTGGAACACCAATGACGGCCGAAAGATTGTTTGGAGCTTTCTTTGTAAAGACTTTATCTTTAAATGAATAGTTAGTCTGATACACTTTACGGTATCTGTCAAAAGGGATCTTACTATTGCGTTTGATGATCAATTCTTCTCCCTGATCGGTCACCAACAAAAAGAATCCCCATAGAGGCCTTTTCCCATTCAAACTGATATTAAAACATTGACCTTTTTTGATCATTGAAAATCCTCTCATTCAATCAAATATATAGAGTTGAATGTGCTTTTTTATTTTAGATAGGTCCAAACAATTCAACATAACAAAGCTAGTATGCAGACTAGCCCAAGATAAATCCCAGTCGTTAAAATCATTCCAATTTTATAAAAACCGACTAAGTCGGCATAGCGTTCGACAAAACCAATTTGTGGCTCGTTTGGATTATAAAAGACAGTCATGGGAGACCCGATTGGGAATATCATCCGCAAATCCAGATTTTTACCTGCTCCAAGAATATAGGTTCTATCGAAAACATTTGTTTGTCTTGACTTAGAAGAAGTCTCCCTAAAATAAGCATAAGTGAATGTCTTTCGGTAGCTTTCGCTGCCGACTTGATATTCCACCACAGGCAAGGATATAAGGAATTGATTTTTAGAATCAAAAGCAACGACTTCTCCCATAACTTTTGCGGTTGATTCTGTTTTCACTTTTATTTCACGACGATACAAGGTGTAAAAGATGAGCAGAATGATAAGAAAAACAAGGGTCAGAATACCCAAACTAAGCCAGAACACTGTTGCTGTCATTGATTTCTCTCTACTCCTTCATATAAACTATATGCTTCTACTATCAATAAAAATTCTTACTCCCCTCTTTTCAACCAATTCTGTTGCTGTGCCTTTTCAGCAAGGTCTTTTGCTTTGTTGATATCTAATGAGTTTGAATCTGATGGGGCATTGGATTCGATCTCTTCCTTCAATTCTTGTAAGGTTTGAACATCCTGAGGAGTTAAATCAGAGACCGTGCTAGATTCTTTGTCTGTTGAACTATCTGGAACAGTCTGAATCTCGCGATCGGTTTTGATTACTTCAGTTCCTGCATCCGTTTTTGGAGCTGGTCGGTATAACATGAAGAATCCAACAATTACAATAATGAAAGCTAGGATCGATATCCCATTTCGTTTTTGAATTTCTTCCTGAGGAATTTCTACTCCCTTTGTTGATAAATTCTTCCATTCTGGATGTTCCTCCTCAGCTGCTTTTTTCTTATAAAAGGCAGGTGCAATCAATGACTGATTGGTTAAGATGAGAGTACCAATACAAATTATAAAATATGGAACTTCACGAGAGTTGCTGAGTAATATCTTAATATAAAATACACTAGCGATTATAGCTAGGACGACATTAATTGTAAATCTAATTTTAAATTCCTTTTTCAATTGCAAATAATGTTCTTTTGTCATTCTTTCTCCCTTAAATTAGTTTTTATCTTCCTCTAATAAAAACAATTACTACTATCATACAGGATTTTACTTTGGGTTTCAAGTTAACCACCAACTAGTGAAAAGTGTATAAAAAAGAAGCGTTAGAAACGCTTCAGTTATATTATTTGTCTTGCCAAGTTTCTTGGTTTTCCTTAAAACGGCGTAACAAATCTAAGCCTTCAGAGGTAATATAACCTTGTTCTTCAGCCAAATGAATCAATTCTGTGTAGTTTGACAAGGTTTCGAGTTGAACACCAGCTTCCGCAAATTTCTTATCAGCTTTTTCCAATTGGTAAGTAAAGATCGCCACCACACCAAGTACGTCTGCTCCTTCACGTTTCGCAGCTGCAACAGCATCCAAAACAGAACCACCAGTAGAAATCAAATCTTCCACTACCACCATCTTTTGACCTTGTGGTACACGGCCTTCGATTTGGTTTCCAGCACCGTGGTCTTTTGGTTTGCTACGGATGTAAGCAAAAGGAAGGTTCATTTTGTCCGCAATAATGGCTCCATGAGGAATCCCCGCAGTTGCTGTCCCCGCAATGACTTCTACTTCAGGGAAAGCTTCCTTGATTTTGTCCACGAATCCATTCTCAATCAAGGTACGAGTTTCTGGATAAGCAAGGGTCACGCGGTTATCCGTATAAATAGGGGACTTGATCCCTGAAGCCCAAGTAAAAGGTTCTTCTGGTTTCAAATAAACGGCTTCAATTTTTAGAAGATGGCTGGCAATATCTTTAGCTAATGACATGATAACTCCTTTTTACGATTTTAATCATATA
The Streptococcus parasanguinis genome window above contains:
- a CDS encoding NUDIX hydrolase produces the protein MPQLATICYIDNGKEFLMLHRNKKPNDVHEGKWIGVGGKLERGETPQECAAREIFEETGLRGKPVLKGIITFPEFTPDLDWYTYVFKVTDFEGELIECNEGTLEWVPYDQVLSKPTWEGDHTFVEWLLEDKPFFSAMFRYDGDRLLESHVDFYE
- a CDS encoding uracil-DNA glycosylase, producing the protein MQHSPWHEAIKSHLPEGYFHQINDFMNEVYSKGVVYPPRDKVFKALQTTEMDQVKVLILGQDPYHGPDQAQGLSFSVPDHVPAPPSLQNILKELRSDIGEKRSHDLTSWAEQGVLLLNACLTVPAGQANGHAGQIWEPFTDAVIKVVNELEEPVVFILWGSYARKKKPLITHDRHLVLESAHPSPLSAYRGFFGSQPFSKTNQFLKETGREPIDWLR
- a CDS encoding glycosyltransferase family 39 protein, yielding MLSKSKRILFGMLHVVMLLVMVHWFLISVTYLREISWLAILGVGLLFLLAWLKRNGVKRAIAWLTRHKTGFLLGAIICQLIFMICAELLIRRDAAVVFKGAFDLLKQSSITNYLSRNPNNIPLFLYEKFFYALFGTSGLWVMQALNILYVNLGAVLLYKLSQKHFNQKTADLVYLFYVSLICYSPYFYSMYTDIPPLPLIALQLWWALDLLKEDQEGTSWKKMFALGILSGVTMLIRPTTIIIMIAFWAVLFFRGNWKSFGKIATVTVMMTGFVFAGLNTAVNHQTVVPILKQEGLAKGPLLFINLGLTDMGHNQEDMKEGLLAYIDEDKRSDYNNGLFKKENIIKEIKRRLKEYGPFGLIGHLYYKQSLTVAEGTLGWLYRDVEYEKTPYINPLYAPLTKNNGLAKWVRTYFLSTDRPQYKYYEFVKQLIWIVLSAGLVGAYLKRRDTDAFNFLSLAVFGGLLFLTIFEGGKTRYLIQFLPQILLVASIGLAGFIKKENT
- a CDS encoding DUF3592 domain-containing protein, encoding MTATVFWLSLGILTLVFLIILLIFYTLYRREIKVKTESTAKVMGEVVAFDSKNQFLISLPVVEYQVGSESYRKTFTYAYFRETSSKSRQTNVFDRTYILGAGKNLDLRMIFPIGSPMTVFYNPNEPQIGFVERYADLVGFYKIGMILTTGIYLGLVCILALLC
- the pyrE gene encoding orotate phosphoribosyltransferase — protein: MSLAKDIASHLLKIEAVYLKPEEPFTWASGIKSPIYTDNRVTLAYPETRTLIENGFVDKIKEAFPEVEVIAGTATAGIPHGAIIADKMNLPFAYIRSKPKDHGAGNQIEGRVPQGQKMVVVEDLISTGGSVLDAVAAAKREGADVLGVVAIFTYQLEKADKKFAEAGVQLETLSNYTELIHLAEEQGYITSEGLDLLRRFKENQETWQDK